The region AACTTTCTTTCTCATCATACCGATTCCGTTTTCGCTCTCCAGCTGGAGAGGCGCAGTCCATTTAAACCTTTGTACGAAGCAATCAAAGCACCGGCATGGCGCTCTTCACGACTTTTTTCTTAAGTTCGTCCTCGTAGTGTTTGCGCACGTAGGGATCTTCATCGGCGTATTCGATCAGCGTGCCGCCCTGCTTGATATAGACACCGTCTTCGCTGCGTTTGTCCGCGATTTTAAAACCGATGGGGTGGATGCGGCTGCCGTAACGCAGCGCTGAGTGACGAGCGGGGTCGGCGCCGCTATCGAAATGTTCCTGGAACCGACCACCGCTCGTGCGGCGGCATAGCCGATTGCCGCGTTAGGCAGATTGGTGCTAAACTCTTGGCAATGAGTGACAGGGACCTTGCTGAGATACTTAAACTTCCGTCTGAGGAACGGCTTCGGCTCGTGGAGTTACTTTGGGAGAGTCTGCGAACCACGCCCAATGAGTTACCCTTGAGCGTGGCCCATCGCGCCGCGCTCGATGCGGAGCTTGCCGACCATCAGCTCGACCCGACCAATGTCCTGACCTTAGAAGAAGTGCTTTCCGGAATTCGCAAACCTCAATGAGTCTGCCGGTCGTTTATCGCCGGCGTGTTCAGAGCGACCTTGCCGCGGCGTTCGATTGATACGAAGAGCAGAGTGTTGGACTCGGTGAAAAACTTCTCACCTCAGTTGGCGAAACCTTTCAGCGCATCGAAGAATTCCGGGAAATGTTTGCCTGCGTGCATGGCGAGGTTCGCCGCGCCATTGTCAGCCGATTCCCGTTCGCGGTATTCTATTTGGTAGAACCATCCCGGGTTGTGATTCTACGAGTGCTCCATACCTCGCGCGATCCTCGACTCTGGCCTCAGCCGAAATTCAAGCCCAGAGCCATCGATAATTCGTAAGGCGATAACGGTCAGATCTTCGGCATCGCCGACGTGACGCCGCGCTTGGCGCACTCGTCCTCGTAGTGTTTGCGCACATACAGATCTTCGTCGGCGTACTCGATCAGCGTGCCGCCTTGTTTGATGTCGATGTAGACGCCGTCTTCGCTGCGTTTGTCGGCGATTTTGAAACCGATGGGATGGATGCGGCTGCCGTAGCGTAGCGCTAGGTGGCGCGCCGGATCGGCGCCGGTGTTGAAGTGTTGATGGAACCAGCCGCCGCCGGGGCAGTAGACGCTGCCGGCTTTCCATTTGACCTCGACGACGTCTTCGGCGCGGCCGGCTTCGAATGGATGCGTGCCCAACTCTTTCGACCACAACAAGACGTAACCCGAGGATTGCAGGCCGAGGAGAATCGCGCCGGCGCCGTGATAGTGCGCCTTGTGGTAGCGCGCCGCCGGCCAGGTGGCGAGATGGCCGATTAAACTGTTGCCGGCGATTTCAAACTGGGTGATGCCGACGCCGGCGCCTTTGACTTCGCGCTTGTCGACGCTGGCGGTTTGAATGTCGCTGATAAAATTGGTCTCCCAGATGTGCTGCATGCCGTCTTCGTAGCGTTTCAGGCCTTGATTGAAATAACCGTCGGCGGCTGTGTATCGGTCGGAAAAATTGTATGGGCAGTTAAAAATAAATTCTTCGTTATGCACGATGTCCATCACCAAGGGCGCGTTAGTGACGGCCAAATATTTCACCGGCGTGCGGCCGCCGTTGATCAGGCGGTGATTGCTATTGAGCGGCGGCGCGAACAAACTCCACGGCCCCCATTCGAACATCTGCTTGGTGCCGCCGTCCTGCCAGACTTCGGTGGCGCCGTTGCCTTCGAGGATGACGATCACTTCTTCGTAAAAATGTTTTTCCTCCTTCAACGCGCCGCCGGCGGGAATCTCGCCGACGTACATGCCGGTGACGCCTTCCATGCCGTAGAGATTGAGCAACGCCGCCTTGCCGCCGGTGCGCGCCTATGGCGCCATCGCCACGTCGCGGACATCTTCGACGCCGAAGCCGTCGACGACGGGAAGGCCTTGTTTCGCCGCCCATTTGAAGTAAGTGGTTTTGCGGAAGGCCGCCATCAAGGCTTCGACACGTTGATCGATCGACATTTGAATGCTCCCTTAGGCGAAATTTACTCTCTAAGCTCGATGCTTATCATAAATTACCTAGCGCCGAAATATTTCTTGGCCCAAATGCTAAAACTCATTTAGCTCCCGCGCCAAAGCATGTTAAGCTGCATCGGCCATGGGTTCCTTTCGCAATTATCTGCTCTTAATGCTCGCGCTGATTATTTCGGCCTGCTCTTATCCCATGAGCATGACATCCCTCGAAGGTGAAAAATTTAACGGGCGCTATCGTTTGGGTCGTGACGATTCATGGCTGATGCAGATATACGGTCCGGAAAATGAAGTGTTGATCGGCCGGATGATTCGCGTCGACCGCACCGTATTCGCTCAAGACTATGAGAAGTCCTTCGGCCTCGGCTCGATCGAAATGGACGGTCCAGATCTGTCGCGTCATAGCGCAGCCTTCGGCGGTTTGTTGGGCCGATCCTCGGCGTTTCATGAAACCGCCTACGCCGAGCCAAGGGATAAATCTTCAGGACAGGTCGGCACAACGGTCAGCGGCCCGCTGTTTTATTGGCTCGCGTCGCTACATGGCGACCGGCGCCTGGCGCTTGGCTGCTTTCTGATCGGCTCGGCCTACACGGGCCACGGCATCGGCCGTTGCAAGAGCCAATCGGGCAAAGAGTATAGTGTCGAGTTTTAATCCAATCATGCACCTCTTTTGATTCCGCCAATTCTTTCTCCTCATGAGTAGCGCTTTGAAATTCGGCTTGTTGCTGCCCCATTTTGGCGAGCATGCTTCGGTGGCGAACTGTCTCGATGGCGCGCGCCGCGCCGAAGCTTTGGGCATCGACAGCGTCTGGGTGCGCGATCATTTGGTTTTCACGCCCCATCCGGGCGAGGGGAGCAGCGATAATTCTCACATCGAAAGTCTCTTGCTGCTCGCGGCGGTGGCGGCGGCGACGCGCAAGATACAATTGGGCACGGCAATGACGATTTGCCATCGCCATGCGATCCATCTGGCGCAATCAGTGGCTGGGCTCAGTGCGATTTCCGATGGCCGCGTCATCCTCGGTCTTGGCCTCGGAGGTTTTCCCCATGAGTTCGCTGCGGCCGGTCGGCCGAGCACGTTGACGGAGCGGGCGAAGCTCGCCGAGATCAATATCGATATTTGCCGTAAATTGTGGGCAGGCGAAACGCTGACGCACAAGAGCGAATACTTCGCCTTTGAAAACGTTGCGCTCAAGCCGACGCCGGTGAAACCAGTGCCGCTATTCATCGGCGGCAGTACACCGGCGGCTTGCCGGCGCGCCGTGGCAGCTGGCGATGGCTGGATGCCGGCGCGGATCAATTTGCCGACCTTCGCAAAGCGCGTCGAATACTTGCGCGCTCTGTGTCAGCAAGCTCAGAAACCGATGGTGCAGACTGCCGTGATGCCCTTTACCACGGTTGGCAAAAATCGGGACGATGCACTGCGCGGTATCGACGTAAAAAATTTGATCGACGATGCCTATAATTTTTCCATGTGGGTAAAACCGCCGTCGGGCAAGTTCGAAACTCTGGAAGACATCCGCGGCGTGATCCTCGCCGGCTCGCCGGCCGACATCGTGCGCGAATGCCGCGCCTACCAACAAGCCGGCGCCGATCACATCGTCTTCGACCTCCGATTACGCTTCACGGATTGGTTTGAACAGATCGATTTATTAGGCACAGAAGTGTTGCCGGCGCTATGCGGCTGAACGGTTAGGGGTAAGGGTTTTTTGATCGGACGCCTTACCGTTCACCCTTTACCCCTTACGGTTTCAACCCTAGTGCGCAGTGAAACGGCTCGCCAATAAAGAACGTGCGGTCCGCCTTCGCGGCTGCCACCGCACCGCGCCATTCATTCAGTTCGCTGCCGCTCAGTAACGACTCGATGCGCTCTTGCATATAATGCAATCTCTCGCCGTCCTTGTGGTTGGCCCATTGGGGCAGCATGGTAACGTTGACCAAGCCGGCGCGATTCATGCGGCGGTAAAGGCTCGCGTCGGCGCAGCCGCCGTCGTTGACGTTGCCGCCGAAAAATCCTGGCGAATCTATTTTCTGTTTCAATTCAACCGGCAGCGGCAGATTGACCCAACGGGGTAGATCGGTCGAGCGCACGACTGAGCCGACTTTGCCGCCGGATTTCGTTACACGGACGAATTGCCCAAGCATGCGGTCGGCGTCGCCTTCTTCCATCACCGTGCAGGAAATCGTCACGTCGAAAGCGTTATCGGCAAACGGCAGTTTCTCGCCATCGCCTTCTTGGAATTCGATGAAACGATCGAGACCGTCGCGTTTGGCCAACGCCGCCGCTTCACGTAGGAGATAGCGATTCACGTCCGCGCCGACGATACGGTTGCTTCCCTGAGTGCGCTTGGCGAAGTGCCGCACGATTGCGCCAGGACCGCAGCCGACTTCGAGCAGGCTTTGTCCCGGCGCCAAGCTCAGCTCGTTCAGCAGTTGATCGATGACCCGCATGTACTCCGACTGGGCGCGGCTTTCCAAGTGGGCGACCATGCCAAGGTGAGCGCCGCCGAGCGTGATGGTGCAAATCTTTTCGCTGAGGGATTCAAGCAGCGGCTGCCATTGCGATGGCGACAGCGCCAAGGGCATGAGCACGAGCGGCGCGCCGCTACCGCGCATGGTGTAAGTGACTTCGCCAATCTCGCCGCTGCGATCGTTGCCGCTGAACGTTCCCGTCGCAACCGGAGCAATGAAGTCGATCAACGCTTTGCCGATCTCGTCGCGCCGGTCTTGAATCGGATCAGCCCAAGGTGGGCTGAAATAATTTTTCAGCACTAACGACTGCGCTTGGCTGAGCTGGCTCAACTCGCGGGCGGTTTCTTTTCCCGGCCGGCCGCCGTCGCCGGCAACGCAGAGGATCGGTATGTGATTGTGTTTTAGCGCCGCGACATCGATTCCCATGGGGCAGATCAAACTCAGCGATGCAACCAACTCCGGGTGAGTCGCCACCAGCCCTTGCCAGTCCCGCGGCATGCAGGCGGCGAAGTGGGCGCGCTCGATGCGCAACTTTTTTAGCAATTCGGCGATGAGTTGGGCCAGCGTCAGAGTTTCCGACATGAGATTGGGCTCTCCTCGACCTGCTTATAGCGACAAACAGCGGAACGTGAAAGAGCAGAATGAGTTTTCTAATTTGCGTCGTATAGGTTATAGAAACAGGAAATCACTCGGGGCTTCGGGAGGAAAGTTGTGCAATTCTTCAAACAGACTGTAATCGGCATATTGGCGGTTCTTCTTACCAACATTGCTGGGCCGGCAATCGATGCAAGGGCGCAAAACATTCCAGTCAACTTCGGCGTCACTTTTCGCAACGCTCGGCTTGCGCCGTTGTGGATCGCCGAAGAGCTTGGCTACTTCAAAAAGGAAGGTCTCGACGTCAAGCAGGTCAACATTAGCGGCGGCACTCAAGGGGCGCAGATGATGGTCAGCGGCGGTGTCGACGTTTCCTACGACGATCCGATCTCCTGCATCGTCGCCACCGCCGGCGGCGTGCCGGTGGTCGACATCTACGCCGGCTCGCCGGCGTTGGCATTTCTGATCGTCGGCGGACCGGGCGTGAAAACCATCGCCGACGTGAAGGGCAAACGGGTCGGCTCGTCGGGCTTGGGCCTGTCGGCGTCGCGCCTGGCGCTGTTGGTCGGCTTTCGCCGTTTCGGCCTCGACGCCGACAAGGAACACATCACGATTGTCGCCGCCGGCCAGGAACCCGAGCGCATCGCGGGACTCAGCGCTGGGGCGATTTCCGCCACGGTGATCTCGCCGGAATACCGCACCAAGCTCGAACAGCTCGGCTTCAACATGCTAGCCGATCTGCGCACATTGAACATTCCCTGGGAGACCGCGTCGGTGATCACCACGGTGAAAAACATGCAGACCAAGCGCGACATGATGGAACGCGTGGTGCGCGCGTTGTTGCAGGCTAACGCCTATATTTTGACGCCCGCCAATCGCGGCCGTGTGGTCGAGATTATGACCAAGCAGTTGGCTTTAGGCACGCAGCAGGAAGCCGGCGCGGTGTACGACGACTTGATCAAGTTTTACGTTTTGAAAAAGCCCTACCCGAGCCGCGACGGGTTCGCCAACATCATCGCCGAAGTCGCCAAGTCGGTGCCCAAAGCGGCGGGATTGAAATACGAAGACGTGGTCGACTCAAGCATCGTTGAAAAATTCGACAAGAGCGGCTTCATCGATTCGTTGTATAAATAGCCGAGTACACCGAAGGACACTGCGCCATGAGTTCCGATACATTGAACATTGGTTTTATCAGTCCCGGTCCGCCGACCTGGCCGCACTACGACAGTTTGGCGGCGCTGATTCCCGACTTCGTACAGTTCGACTTTCAGGGGTTGGGACTGTACGGTCAATCGCTCTACGAGATTACTGGGAAGAAGCACGAAATCGTTTCGCGCATTGCTCAATTAGCCGAGGAAAATAAATGGCACGGCGTGATCGTCATCGGCGCGCCGACGGAAGTAATGAATCCGGGTTTGCTTGGCGATTTGCAATCGAATTTAAAAATTCCCGTAACCACGGCATTGAGCGCTTCGGTGTCGGCGCTGGGCAAATATTCCGCCAAACGGTTGCTGTTGCTGACGCCCTTTGAAAACCGCTTGAACGGCATGATCGAAGATTATCTGCGCGTTGCCGGCTTCGATGTCATTGCGCCGCACTCATTCGAAAAC is a window of Deltaproteobacteria bacterium DNA encoding:
- a CDS encoding ABC transporter substrate-binding protein; protein product: MTRGFGRKVVQFFKQTVIGILAVLLTNIAGPAIDARAQNIPVNFGVTFRNARLAPLWIAEELGYFKKEGLDVKQVNISGGTQGAQMMVSGGVDVSYDDPISCIVATAGGVPVVDIYAGSPALAFLIVGGPGVKTIADVKGKRVGSSGLGLSASRLALLVGFRRFGLDADKEHITIVAAGQEPERIAGLSAGAISATVISPEYRTKLEQLGFNMLADLRTLNIPWETASVITTVKNMQTKRDMMERVVRALLQANAYILTPANRGRVVEIMTKQLALGTQQEAGAVYDDLIKFYVLKKPYPSRDGFANIIAEVAKSVPKAAGLKYEDVVDSSIVEKFDKSGFIDSLYK
- a CDS encoding methyltransferase domain-containing protein; the encoded protein is MSETLTLAQLIAELLKKLRIERAHFAACMPRDWQGLVATHPELVASLSLICPMGIDVAALKHNHIPILCVAGDGGRPGKETARELSQLSQAQSLVLKNYFSPPWADPIQDRRDEIGKALIDFIAPVATGTFSGNDRSGEIGEVTYTMRGSGAPLVLMPLALSPSQWQPLLESLSEKICTITLGGAHLGMVAHLESRAQSEYMRVIDQLLNELSLAPGQSLLEVGCGPGAIVRHFAKRTQGSNRIVGADVNRYLLREAAALAKRDGLDRFIEFQEGDGEKLPFADNAFDVTISCTVMEEGDADRMLGQFVRVTKSGGKVGSVVRSTDLPRWVNLPLPVELKQKIDSPGFFGGNVNDGGCADASLYRRMNRAGLVNVTMLPQWANHKDGERLHYMQERIESLLSGSELNEWRGAVAAAKADRTFFIGEPFHCALGLKP
- a CDS encoding cupin domain-containing protein; the encoded protein is MLNLYGMEGVTGMYVGEIPAGGALKEEKHFYEEVIVILEGNGATEVWQDGGTKQMFEWGPWSLFAPPLNSNHRLINGGRTPVKYLAVTNAPLVMDIVHNEEFIFNCPYNFSDRYTAADGYFNQGLKRYEDGMQHIWETNFISDIQTASVDKREVKGAGVGITQFEIAGNSLIGHLATWPAARYHKAHYHGAGAILLGLQSSGYVLLWSKELGTHPFEAGRAEDVVEVKWKAGSVYCPGGGWFHQHFNTGADPARHLALRYGSRIHPIGFKIADKRSEDGVYIDIKQGGTLIEYADEDLYVRKHYEDECAKRGVTSAMPKI
- a CDS encoding addiction module protein, whose protein sequence is MAMSDRDLAEILKLPSEERLRLVELLWESLRTTPNELPLSVAHRAALDAELADHQLDPTNVLTLEEVLSGIRKPQ
- a CDS encoding type II toxin-antitoxin system RelE/ParE family toxin, coding for MEEFREMFACVHGEVRRAIVSRFPFAVFYLVEPSRVVILRVLHTSRDPRLWPQPKFKPRAIDNS
- a CDS encoding TIGR03619 family F420-dependent LLM class oxidoreductase, translating into MSSALKFGLLLPHFGEHASVANCLDGARRAEALGIDSVWVRDHLVFTPHPGEGSSDNSHIESLLLLAAVAAATRKIQLGTAMTICHRHAIHLAQSVAGLSAISDGRVILGLGLGGFPHEFAAAGRPSTLTERAKLAEINIDICRKLWAGETLTHKSEYFAFENVALKPTPVKPVPLFIGGSTPAACRRAVAAGDGWMPARINLPTFAKRVEYLRALCQQAQKPMVQTAVMPFTTVGKNRDDALRGIDVKNLIDDAYNFSMWVKPPSGKFETLEDIRGVILAGSPADIVRECRAYQQAGADHIVFDLRLRFTDWFEQIDLLGTEVLPALCG